In the genome of Persephonella sp. KM09-Lau-8, one region contains:
- a CDS encoding prepilin-type N-terminal cleavage/methylation domain-containing protein, translated as MFKRNKKGFTIIEILVTLIIVALLLSAAYFTYIKIFGSYKEESESIEQQLEKVVGLELLRLDLEHIGYGVAYDATDKIIEWNNTQHILTIRSTLNNTNQSTFGWILCADGSLINDERKDTSNNNIVFIDTLTGLYNSVVTSLTCPSIGVHIGFPIATNANSCQVGSTNTCNTITYRKTNSNLPSHCNPNTFDLLRAVNGGSGNPLLHCIVDFVVTFDLDTDNDGTADSFGQNQPATDTNGNGQIDNSEIRAQLKRINFYAVMQEGGLNADYVYPSSSINIDGITFNLPANYQHYRWKVIKISVRPTGMFGGLEFK; from the coding sequence ATGTTTAAGAGAAATAAAAAAGGTTTTACTATAATTGAAATACTAGTAACACTAATAATAGTTGCCCTGCTTTTAAGTGCAGCATATTTTACGTATATAAAAATATTTGGAAGTTATAAAGAGGAATCAGAATCTATAGAACAGCAATTAGAAAAAGTTGTTGGACTTGAGCTTTTACGCCTTGATCTTGAACATATAGGATATGGAGTAGCTTATGATGCAACTGATAAGATTATAGAATGGAATAATACACAACACATTTTAACTATAAGGTCTACCCTTAATAATACAAATCAAAGCACTTTTGGATGGATTTTGTGTGCAGATGGTTCTCTAATTAATGATGAAAGAAAAGATACTTCAAATAATAATATAGTTTTTATTGATACATTAACCGGTTTATATAATTCTGTGGTAACTTCTTTAACATGCCCTTCAATAGGAGTTCATATAGGTTTTCCTATAGCAACAAACGCTAATTCTTGCCAGGTTGGTTCAACAAATACATGCAATACCATTACATATAGAAAAACAAATTCTAATTTACCCTCACACTGTAATCCGAATACTTTTGACTTACTTAGGGCTGTAAACGGTGGCTCAGGTAATCCTCTTCTCCATTGTATAGTAGATTTTGTAGTAACTTTTGATCTTGATACAGATAATGACGGGACAGCAGATTCCTTTGGACAAAACCAACCTGCGACTGATACAAATGGTAACGGGCAAATAGATAACAGCGAGATAAGGGCACAACTTAAAAGAATCAATTTTTATGCTGTAATGCAGGAAGGTGGTTTAAATGCAGATTATGTCTATCCTTCAAGTAGTATAAATATTGATGGAATAACATTTAATCTTCCTGCAAATTATCAGCATTACAGATGGAAAGTTATTAAAATATCCGTTAGACCTACAGGAATGTTTGGCGGTTTAGAATTTAAATAA
- a CDS encoding type II secretion system protein: MEQVAILNKKGFTLVEVLVAMVLFSLVLIFMLHSFLLAYRFNYTKLVKDEAAKIAQNELERLRNTSYSSINTICNGVCNNFNPSTASNQCKITHQVRNHNVIFGREIIVNENPPYKTVTVIVCTAHKDKNGNNIRYQTTTIISDKGF; encoded by the coding sequence ATGGAACAAGTTGCAATATTAAATAAAAAGGGGTTCACCCTTGTAGAAGTTTTGGTTGCGATGGTTCTTTTTTCTCTTGTTCTTATATTTATGCTTCATAGCTTTTTACTTGCATATAGATTTAACTACACGAAATTAGTAAAAGATGAAGCTGCAAAAATTGCACAGAATGAACTTGAAAGATTAAGAAATACATCTTATAGCAGCATAAATACTATTTGTAATGGTGTGTGTAATAATTTTAATCCTTCAACCGCATCTAATCAATGCAAAATAACACATCAGGTAAGAAACCATAATGTAATTTTTGGACGGGAAATTATAGTAAATGAAAACCCTCCCTATAAAACAGTAACTGTAATAGTATGCACCGCACATAAGGATAAAAATGGCAATAATATAAGATATCAAACTACAACCATTATCTCGGATAAGGGGTTTTAG
- a CDS encoding prepilin-type N-terminal cleavage/methylation domain-containing protein translates to MVRKIRGFTIVELIIVIVIFLILLAVVYKPIVQKIQAHKVEGEIKKVYGLLQEGRIQAFSKKKELRFTLSSSGNSSTACLYDVSSSSNLKCVNLSVPFAIKSGASYITITDRGVFNPSSGLGETIYYTGNIKTPAVNCLKISLTRVRMGVWDGTSCNIK, encoded by the coding sequence ATGGTTAGAAAAATAAGAGGATTTACTATAGTAGAACTTATTATAGTAATAGTTATATTCCTGATTTTATTAGCCGTGGTATATAAGCCAATAGTACAAAAGATACAGGCTCATAAAGTAGAAGGTGAAATTAAAAAAGTATATGGGCTACTTCAAGAAGGAAGAATTCAAGCATTCTCAAAGAAAAAAGAGCTTAGATTTACTCTCTCTAGTAGTGGGAATTCTTCCACTGCCTGTCTTTATGATGTTTCATCTTCTTCTAATTTAAAATGTGTAAATCTTTCAGTTCCTTTTGCTATCAAATCAGGTGCATCTTATATAACAATAACAGATAGGGGGGTTTTCAACCCTTCTTCTGGACTAGGGGAGACAATTTATTACACAGGAAATATTAAAACACCTGCAGTTAATTGTTTAAAAATTTCATTAACAAGAGTAAGAATGGGAGTATGGGATGGAACAAGTTGCAATATTAAATAA
- a CDS encoding HAMP domain-containing histidine kinase — protein MSILFFKYSLDEQIAKETKLYTEIYKYNPGILLPPYIKTFDHIPDPKKYEILNIIDGKYMALDIRYKDKKLKEFAFTLLMWEAVLILVLMVLIYFTIIRYIRKEDYIRRYLEILLLTITHKLGNFLSIQRLNIDIIKSKCRLKAVNRLENAYSIIEKDFKFTIKTLKNLGEAEKNITTINIKDVIENVIHNFQENLKDKSVRLDIFDAYVKMDPNDVENIFFAVIENAAKFSENKVFIKMCLKDKNLYVFIKNDVGMVEKGAGIGLEIAEFLISHYGGEIKTHIGRDFLTMIRLPL, from the coding sequence GTGAGTATTTTATTTTTTAAATACAGCCTTGACGAGCAGATAGCAAAAGAAACCAAGCTTTATACAGAAATTTATAAATATAACCCGGGAATACTACTACCACCATACATAAAAACATTTGACCATATCCCTGACCCGAAAAAATATGAAATCCTCAATATAATTGATGGCAAATATATGGCCTTGGATATAAGGTATAAGGATAAAAAATTAAAAGAATTCGCATTTACTCTTTTAATGTGGGAAGCAGTGTTAATACTGGTTTTGATGGTTTTAATATATTTCACAATTATCAGATATATTCGCAAAGAAGATTACATTCGCAGATATCTGGAAATTTTACTGCTAACAATAACCCATAAGTTAGGAAATTTTCTTTCTATCCAGAGATTAAATATAGATATAATCAAATCCAAATGCAGACTCAAAGCAGTAAATAGACTGGAAAATGCATACTCAATCATTGAAAAAGATTTTAAATTTACAATAAAAACCTTAAAAAATCTGGGGGAAGCTGAAAAGAACATAACCACAATTAATATCAAAGATGTTATCGAAAATGTAATCCATAATTTTCAAGAAAATTTAAAGGACAAATCTGTAAGACTGGATATATTTGATGCTTATGTGAAAATGGATCCAAATGATGTTGAAAATATATTCTTCGCAGTAATAGAAAACGCAGCAAAATTCTCTGAAAACAAAGTATTCATAAAAATGTGTTTAAAAGATAAAAATCTATACGTTTTTATAAAAAATGATGTTGGAATGGTAGAAAAAGGAGCAGGAATAGGACTTGAAATCGCAGAATTCCTTATCTCCCACTATGGTGGAGAAATCAAAACCCATATAGGCCGCGACTTCCTCACAATGATAAGATTACCCTTATAA
- a CDS encoding response regulator transcription factor, which yields MKILLVEDDPILGESLKEYLEANDIEVHWIQDDREIEYIYNFEQYDVIVLDLILKYKKGEEILRDLRLKGIKNPILILTAKSDIKDKEYCFNLGADDYLTKPFNPKELLLRIKALTKRKHIDEIIKIGDVEINLNSKTIKKAGEEIKISKTAWDLLYYLLKNKGSVVETERILNYVWGDKPVGDEIVRTYIKELRKILPKDAIKTYKGRGYKLD from the coding sequence ATGAAAATTTTACTTGTAGAAGATGACCCAATCTTAGGGGAGAGTTTGAAAGAATATCTTGAAGCAAATGATATAGAAGTCCACTGGATACAGGACGACAGAGAAATTGAGTATATATATAATTTTGAGCAATATGATGTTATTGTCTTAGATCTAATTTTGAAATACAAAAAAGGAGAAGAAATCCTACGGGATCTAAGACTCAAAGGTATCAAAAATCCCATTCTTATTCTAACAGCCAAATCTGATATTAAAGACAAAGAATACTGCTTTAATCTGGGAGCAGATGATTATCTAACAAAGCCATTTAATCCTAAAGAACTGCTTCTCAGAATAAAAGCCTTGACAAAAAGAAAACATATAGACGAGATTATAAAAATAGGAGATGTTGAGATAAACTTGAATAGCAAAACCATTAAAAAGGCAGGGGAGGAAATCAAAATATCTAAAACAGCATGGGATTTGCTATACTATTTACTAAAAAATAAAGGTTCAGTTGTAGAAACAGAAAGAATATTAAACTATGTCTGGGGGGACAAACCTGTGGGAGATGAAATAGTAAGAACATATATAAAAGAACTCCGAAAAATCCTCCCAAAAGATGCCATAAAGACTTATAAGGGGAGGGGATACAAATTAGACTGA